GGCTGCACAAGATTATCCAGCTAAAAAATACGATGACCAAATACCATGTGCTCACCCCTCTGCAGGAGGGCAAGATCGAGTTTTTGCTGATAGAGATCGAGCCGGGGGAAACGCTTGAGCAAGAGCAAATCTCTCACTCCGGCGAAGAGTGCGGATACATTTTACAAGGCGAATTAAAAGTGTTGCTTGCCGATCGGGAATATCATCTGTACGAAGGGGATAGCATTGGCTTCAACAGTACTTCCCCCCATCGGTTTATCAATCCAGGAAAGTCTGTCTCGCTGGCTGTTTGGGCGAGAGCGACGTAACAGAGACAAAGAGGAGCCATTTCCTAATGAAAACAACCGCGTTATCCCTAGAGATAATGCGGTTGTTCTTTTTCTTCTATCTCAATCGTACCGCTCATCTTCCATTCTCGTCTGCCCCTCGACAATCAGCTCCAGCTCTGTCTCGAAGTTCAGCATGAGCTCGATGGGCAAAAGGTCCGTCATCTCTTCAACATCCGGCAGGCGCAATGCCTCATCGAGCGTCGCAGGCTTATGCTCTAGCTGATCGAACCACTCGCGAAGCTTTTCCATCCAACGATAAAAAGAAGTTTCAAATTGATCCGCATCATCCGCAGCATCATCCTCGTGACTCTTCTTCATCTTTTCCCAATTTGTGAGCACCGTTTGCAGTGCCTTCTCCAATGTCGCATCCATCGTAACCGTCCTCCCCGAAATGCAATGTGCCCTCCCTTCATTATGAATGGTATGCACGGTGATTGCCATCTCAGGGATCTAGCCACTCTATTTTCTAGGCAAGGACGAGTCACGATTAGCTCTCTCCCCGCTCAAAATCGTTTTGTTTTTTGCCATCTTTTATAGCCCGGTTGAGTCATTTGAAAATGTGTCCGTGCTGATATGCTGAAGATAGCTCCACAAAGTCACGTCAAAGGGGGGATCCACCTTGCTCAGTGGATGGAAGAATAAGTCTGTTTTCCGCTTACTCTTGCTGACCAGCACTTCTCTCTTCCTCTTCTATTTCAACCCTGTCAGTTCGGGAGCAACAGGGCTCACAGCCCCAGACCCCTTGCAGCAGATGATCGACCAAGCTCGTCCGGGCGATACCATTACGATACCAGCTGGAGAATACGCCGGCCCCATCCGCGTGACCAAGCCGCTCGTTCTGGTCGCTCAAGGCTCTGTCACGATCTCCAACCCATCTCCTGATCCGAAACAGGAACCTGTCGTCACCATCATCAGCGATCATGTCTCGATACAGGGGATATCGATCACGGACAAACGCATCAACCGTGCAGACGCCGCTCTGATCATAAAGGGGAATCACAATGTATTGGAGCAGATCAGCATCGAGACGATGGGATCGGGCATTCAGCTGCGCGAGGCAAGCAATAACACGCTGCACAACATTCGCATTACGGGAAAGATCAAGGATAAGAGCGTCGCCAGCTCAATGGGGCACGATCACGCCAGCCACGGAGCCTCATCGGCAGGTCAATCCAGCAGCAATGTCCAGGCTCGAAAAGGGAATGGCATCGATTTATTTCAGGCTCATCAAAACCGCATCGTGTCCAACCGGGTCAGCAATGTCTATGACGGGATCTACCTGGAAAACAGCAACGGTAATCAGATCCTGCAAAATGCAGTGGAAAAATCGCGCTACGGCTATCACTTCATGGGGACTTCCCGGACTCTTCTGGCGGATAATACCGGTAGCGAAAATGTGACGGGCGCGATGCTGATGGAAACCACAGAGGCTACGGTGAAAAACAATCAGTTTCTCAAGCAAAAAAACAATCCCAACTCCCAGGGGATTCTTTTGTACGACGTCACAAATTCACTGCTGCACGGCAATCAAATCGAAGGCAATCGAGTGGGCTTGTACCTGGAGAACGCTACCGGTGTCGAAGTGAAGGAAAACAGACTGCTGCTTAATTTCATCGGGATGCAGGTCAAAGCTTCATCAGGTAATACGTTGACTGCCAATCAATTTGTCTCCAACGTCATTCAGGCACAAGCGCAGGATAGCAGTACCGATTCGTTTGCCGGCAACTACTGGGACAATCTACAGACACTCGACACCAACGGAGACAGCCGTAGTGATCTTCCGTACGAAATGAACCCGTTTTATCTGGCATTGACAGATGCCGTACCCGCTTACCAGCTCTTTTTCCAAGCACCGGGCTTCGTCTTTCTGGAGAACCTGTTCTCTGCCGGGACAGGTACAGCCATCCGAGACGAAATGCCAACAATAGCTTCTGCAGATGAGGCAACCGCCCAAGCTTCCGGAACCAACTGGGTTACCGGGGTACTCGGATTGATACTCCTCACAGGCAGTATGTACATAATTTATTCAGGAGGGAAACGGCAATGAAAAAAACAAAATGGACCACCATCATTGGAGTCATCGTAGGGGTGAGCCTGTTTATGATTGGCTGCGGGAAGCAGGAAGCACAGCCGGTCGATATCGCGGAAGGCGTGGACAAATGCGACATCTGCCACATGCACGTCGCCAATGACCAGCATGCAACTGAGCTCGTGTTGCAGGACGGAAAGGTATTGAAGTTCGACGACATTGGATGTATGCATACGTGGGTCAAGGAACATGGAGCCGAGCAGGTAAACACACAGTTTGTCCGCGATTATTACACTGCAGAGTGGCTGAAAGCAGATCAAGCCACTTTCGCGTATGACAAGACATTTAAAACACCGATGGGCTATGGCATATATTCCTTTCAGGACAAAGCAGCAGCTGAAGCATTTGTCAGTGAACAAAAAACAGGCGTCGTGATGAATACAGACAGTCTGAACAGCCACCCTTGGGAACGCACGATGAGTGAACACATGAAAATGGATATGAACATGGACAGCAAGCCTTCGGAAGGAACGACGACGCCCAAGTCCCATCACTAACAGAGGAAGTGGAGAATCGTGCACATCCAGCTCATCGCGAAACGGGAAGTGAAGGTAGGGTTTCGCAATCCATGGTCCTACTCGTTTCTCGCCTTGTTTACCTTGTTCAGCCTCGGTCTACTGGTAATTCAATCTCAGTCCTACATGGATGGGTACACCTATTCGACTGGCACAATGCTGAATCTCATCTTGTATCTGCTGCCATTGATGACCATGCTCCTCTCCTCCTTTTCTTTGACCGCTGAAAAGGAAGAAGGAAACTGGCAGCTGTTGTCTACCTATGCCATGACGACCACTTCGTTTTTGTTTGGGAAATACGTGGGCCAAGCCATTGTCCTCATTACGATTGTCTGCTTTGGCTACGGCCTGTCCGGGGTGGCCGGAGTGCTTTTGGGCAAGAGCTTCTCGATTACAGCACTCCTGTTTCTACTCGGGTTTTCCGTATGCATCATCCTGTTATTCCTGGGCATTGCCATCGTGATCGGGGCCGTCAGTAAAAACCGTTGGCAGGCCCTCACGATGGGCATCGCTGTTTGGTTCTTTCTAATTTTGGCCTGGCCGACCCTGCTCATTTCCTTTTTGAGCTTTGTCCCTTATACCTGGATCAAACCGCTCCTGCAGATTGCTTCATTTCTCAACCCTGCAGAGTTTGTGCGCATCTTCTCTGTGGCGCGTCTGGGTGGAGGATCGATCTTTGGTCCTGAATACTACAAGTGGATGTACTGGATCGATTCTCCGTTAGGCGATGTCCTTTTCGTAGCGCTCAGTCTCGGGTGGATCGGACTCACCATGTTCATCGCGATAACGGCCTGGGAAAGAAGGTAGAACGATGACAGCAAAGGGATTGACGATCAAGCAAGTCACGAAAACAATGGCAGGCAAAGTAATCGTGGAGCCATTCGACCTGCAAATACAGCCTGGAGAAGTGGTTGCCCTCTGTGGAGGGAATGGAGCGGGGAAAAGTACGATCTTGCGAATGATTGTAGGGATCCTGTCCCCGACATCAGGAACGATTGAGCTCAATGGCAAAACCTACGCAAATCATCGGGTAGACTACTTGCACCAGATTGGATACATGCCCGATCACTTCAACTTTGCCGCTGGCCTATCAGCTCGTGAAACCATCCAGTTTTATGCCGCACTACGGGGAAAATCTGCTGAAGTAGCCGATACGGCTTTGCGAGCAGTAGGTCTATTTGATTCCCGAAACAAACGCGTCACACAGTTTTCCAAAGGCATGCAGCAGCGCTTGTTGTTTGCCCAAGCCATTCTGGCCAAACCCGCTCTCGTCGTTCTGGACGAACCAACCAACGGGCTTGATCCGTATTGGATGGATGCTTTTGTCGATCTCGTACGCGAGCTGAAGCAGGCAGGTCAATCCGTCATTTTCTCGACACATCAATTACAGGTAGCGGACGCAGTAGCCGACCGTGCAATATTCCTGATGAACGGGCAAGTCGTACGTGATAGCGCCATACAGGAATACCAGACACAATACGGTGTCCATGGATTGTACGGCGCTTTCTCCGATTTGTTTGCTCCCACCCTCCAGCATGCGGTCTCCTCTGCTCCCAACAATCGACGACGTGAGCACGATTGCTAAGAGAAGAGTCGCTATCGTTCAATCAATATCGGCATGCTGGTAAGCGTAAAACCGTGCGGGACGAGATGATCCCAAGGACGGTATCCCTCTGCGATCCGGATGTTGGCGAACTGCTTGATAAAAGCGGTCATCGCATACTGCGTTTCCAATCTCGCCAAGGGGGCTCCCAAGCAAAAGTGCTGTCCGTTTCCAAACGAGAGATGATCGCGACTGTTCTGCCGGTGAATATCAAAAGTCTCCCCGTTTGCAAACTGCCGCTCGTCGCGGTTCGCGGAAGAAATCCAAACAATCACCATCTCGCCGCGCTTCATCGGTACACCGAGCACATCGGTATCCTCCTTCACGGCCCGGTCGAGGCTCGCGATAAAATGATAGCGAAGCACTTCTTCGGCAGCCTGCGGGATCAGCTCCGGCTGTTTTCGCAGCTGTCCATATACCCCTTCATTGCCAAAATAGTAGAAGCACTGCGTCAGCCAGGTTGTCGTCGTCTCGTTCCCCGCTCCCAATAGCCCAATTCCCGATCCGACCACCTCCTCATCCGTCAGCTTTGCCCCCTCGTATTCTGCCTGCGTCAGATCTGACAGGATGTCGTCTTGTGGCTGACTGCGCTTTTGCTGGACCAAAGGCAGCAGGTACTCTCCAAATTCCTTCATGGCCTGTGCCTTTCGCTTTGTCGTTTCTTCCATCCCTTCCTGATGATGTGGCAGGAACAAAATATCCGACCATTCCTTGATCTTCTCCCAATCTGTGTTAGGTACACCGAGCAGATCGGCGATGATCGTCACTGGGAGACGAACCGTAAACCGCTCGTATATATCCACTGGCTTGGACAGATCTTCTGCCAGCAGCCCTTGGATCAGGGAGTCGACGACCGCTTGAATGCGCGGCTTCCAGGTATCGAGGCTGCGGGGAGTAAAGGCACTGGCGAGCAATCCACGGCGTTTTCGATGCACAGGTGGATCGACCGAGGTGAGATTGATGCTGCTTTCTAGCTGAATCGGAATCGTGCTGCGTTCCCGCTCACTGGTGAAGATTTTGTAATCAGAGAGTACCCGCTTGACGTCTTCATAGAGAAAAACATTCCACACTTGTTGCTCCTCATCAAAGAAAATCGGGTTGTCCTCCCGCATCTCACGGTACCACGGAAACGGATTCCACCGCTCCTCATTTGTCTCCAATTTGGAAATCCCGCTCAGAAAAATAACGTCCTTCCCTTGCATGTCCTACGCCTCCCACCGAAAAGAAAAATGTTGAACCGCTGCCATGCTTTGGCGTTACCTATTTTGTCCGGCATCCACCCAACTTACCCACGCGATAAAATCCGATATCTTTGTTTGTTCATTCATAGTAAACTAACTGTAAATCAGGGTAAGGTGATGATATGAGGAAAAAGAAAACGATTCAGTTGAGCCGCATGTGGCAATACTTCGTGGACGCCACCGCACAAATCATCCAGGAGGAAGGCGTGCCCAATGTCACGATTCGAAAGATTGCGGATCTCGCTGGCTACAATAGTGCGACGATCTACAACTACTTCAGCGAACTGTCTCATCTCGTGTTTTTCGCATCCATGAAGTTCCTCAAGCCGTATACCGAAGCCGTCGTCAGCGTCTATCAAAACAAAGACCTGCCTCCGCAAGAAAAGTATTTGCACGTATGGGAGCTGTTTTGCCAGCATTCCTTTCAAAATCCTCAGATCTTTCATGCGATCTTCATCGCGGATTTAGGCAGTCAACCCGAGGAATTACTCAAGCATTACTACAGCGTCTATCCTGCTGACATTATCGCGATTCCAGCAGAATTTCAGCCGATGCTCGTCCAACAAAATATTACGAAACGGGGGCTGGCAAGTCTGGAGCTTCTCGTAAACGAAGGCTATTTGAGAAAGGAAAATGTGGACGGGATTAACGAGCTGACACTCTTGATCTGGCAAGGCATGTTTACGACCTTCCTGAACAATCGCAGCAGCTACACGCCTGAAGAGGCGACCCTCCAAACGGTCCGCTACATTCGCGAGATCGTACTCAATGCCAACCAACTCAACTTTGGCGGGCAAGAGAACAGCTCTGCCCTCTCTATGATTTCTACCCAATAAACATAAAAGCCAGCAAGGCCCCATTCCTACAGGGCTTTCGCTGGCTCTTTCTGATGGTAAGTCGTATCCTTGCTTGTTGTTGCTCAAGGGCGCAGGCGCTTCACCCAGAAACCGCCCTTGAACTGCTTCGGTTCAAGTGAAATGACAAACGCTTTGGGCGCAATCTCATAAATGTGATTCCACAGTTTCTTTTCATTCGTACGCTTGGTCAGTACCTGCATCATCAGGCGCGGGCCATCACGTCCCTCGGCTACCCAAGAGGTCACCCCGAATCCACAGTGACGTAATTTGTCCGGAAGCTCCATATCGACCGAATCGACAACCACTTGCAGTGTGACATAACCGAGAGCCAACAGCTCTTCAATCTTGCTCCCGACAAACACACCCAATCCCCAACCGATGCAGTAAGCCGCCAGATTGATCGGATTGTCCAAGTTATCCAGAACCAGACCCAACCCTTTCAGGTAGACGAAAACCTCGACCATTGCTACGAGCGACGCCAAAAAACGATACCCTTTGATCACCATCAGCAAACGTAGTGTAAAGAATGACACGTACGTAATGTTGATCCCAATGATGATCAAAATAAACTCCCAACCCATTGCGCTCCTACCCCCACCCGAACCGGGCAATCCTAAATTTTCGTAATCGTGATTATAATATAATCCATACGAAATACAAAATCTAGATGGAAAAAATTGAAGCGGAGGTTCCCTTGCTCAATTAACTAAAGAGCGCTCTCACACAAAGCATCTGGCGATGACATTCATCCCCTTGTGAAGATCGGCCAGCTCATCTGTCGCCAGCTTTTCATCTGTTTCCGTCAAGGTAATGATCTGCGGGAGCACCAATAAATAACGGTCCTCCATCAAGGTTTCGAGAAAATACCGTCCATCCTTGTCCCACGAAAGAACACCAGCCAAAATTCGGGTCTCCACACGCATCCTCCCTCTCCATCCACTTTTTTGGTCCATGATAGATATAGCGATATAAGCAAAGACGGGTACCTTTACCCGCCTTTGCTGTCGTTGTTTTTCGATCTTGTTGTCTTTTCCTACGGTTGCTCGTGTTTGATCCGCGCGTCCAGCACGAAATTGCCAAAAGGCAGCAGGGACGCGATAAAGGCACCTGCGACTTTCAAAATAGACCATTTGTTTTTAAAAGTCACGTGAGCTAGGGCAATGATATAGAGCACGAAAAACAATCCGTGCAAGGAACCGGCGATTTTCACAGCAACCGGCATATCGAGAAAATGCTTGAGCGGCATCGCAATGCCAAGCAGTACCAGATACGAAATTCCTTCAATGATACCGATAACACGAAATCGTCCGAGAGCGGAATTCAGCATAAGTGGATACCATCCTTGATTGTAATTACCATCATTATAAACGAAAAACTATCAAAAGAATGATAATTGTCCAATGTTCATAATAATTTCAAAATAAGCGTCCCCACGCTTCCTCTCGAACTCTTTCCATCCAGCGGACTTCCGCACGCAGATGCTCGATCGCTCCGAGCAGAATCATCCGGGGACCAAAGCCCAATGGCTCTGTCTGCTTCTCTGGGATCGATTCGAGCAGCTCCGCCAGCCTCCCGACCTCGCGTATGTTTTCACGAAGCGCCTGGTCCATCTTCTCGGGGTCACCGTGCTCAGCAAAAGTAAGAGCTGCGTAGTTCGGGTTATTCAGCTGCATCGGCCTGCCCATCTCCTGCACCAGGAGATGCTGAAATTCTTCTTTTCCGAGGTCTGTTATTCGATATGTTGTTTTATCCGGACGGTTTGACTCGCGGATGACCGCAGCGACCTCGATCCATTTTGCCTTCTCCAATTGATCAAATGCGTAATACAGCGAGCCTTTTGCGTATTTCACATAACAATCAATGCCCCGTGACTTCATAAGCTGCTGGATTTCGTACGGGTGCTTTTCCCCCTCCATCAAGAGTCCGAGAATGATCAGCTTCAGATTCATGATCGTCCTTCCCCCCTACTCACGGCCCGGATTCGGTTGTGGTGCAGAAGGTGGCTTTACCTGCACCCGCTCATTGCCCATTAGCACGATGAAGACAACGGCCAGTATAGCTGGCACCAGCGCCCACATGAATGTTTGTGCGATCGAGGAAGCGAGGATGTCCGTGATCTTTTCCAGAATCGGGGCAGGAATCGTCGCTCGCGTCTCTGGCGTCAAAATAGCTCGTGGATCCGTGACCATCGCACCTGGCACGCCTTGCTGTCCGGCAAACGCACTCGCCATGTCGTTCTCAAACAAATTGCGCTGCACGATCCCGAAAACCGTGATTCCCAACGTCATCCCCAACGAGCGGAAAAACGAACCCGTCGAGCTGGCAGAGCCGCGCTGGCGAATGTCAAAGCCATGAATCGCCGCCATTCCAAGCACAGAGAAGGAAAAGCCCACACCAAATCCGGTCAGAACCATGAAAATCGTGACAAGCCAACGCGGAACATCAGGCGAAAGGGTACTCAACAGGAAAATGCCTGGGACGAAAAACACGGAGGACAACAGCATAATATTGCGGAAGCTAATTTTCGTCGTGAGCATCCCACCGAGTTGACTCCCCACAACAGAGCTCAGCATCATCGGCGTAAGCAGCAGACCGGAATTCGTAGCCGATCCCCCGTATACCCCCTGAATAAAAATCGGAAGGTAAACGGTAGTGATAATGAATGCCGAGCCGTACAAGAGCGCGACAGCATTGGTCGCCGCAAACAAGCGCCGTTTGAACATGGCAAACGAAATGATCGGCTCTGCTGCCTTCGTCTCAATCACCAGGAATAGAATAAAGAGGACCCCGAAGCTCGTGAGCAATCCCAGAATCTGCACGGAATTCCATGCGTATTGATTGCCTCCCAGCTCGAGTGAAAACATCAGACTGACGACCGCTCCGACGAGAGTGATTGCACCCCACCAGTCAATGCTCTGCTTTCTGTGCTCCAGCGACTCTTTGTAGTAAACAGAGATGAAGTATAGGGAAAGCAGACCGATCGGTACATTGATGTAGAAAATCCAGTGCCACCCGAAATACTCAGTGATATATGCGCCCAACAACGGCCCGAGCACACTGGAGGTTCCAAACACCGCGCCGAACAAACCGGTCATTTTCCCCCGCTTCTCAGGTGGAAAGACGTCGAAAATGATCGTGAAGGCGATCGGCATCAACGCTCCGCCGCCTATTCCCTGAATCGCGCGGTAAATGCTCAACTCCACGATGCTGTTTGCAGTCCCGCATAGGATGGACCCAAGCAAAAACACGATCAGACCGAATACATAAAATCGTTTTCGCCCGTACATATCAGACAGCTTTCCGAAGATCGGCATCCCTGCCATGGTAGCTACCATGTACGCCGACGTCACCCAGACGAATTTATCCAGCCCGCCCATTTCCCCTACGATCGTCCCCATTGCCGTAGCTACGATCGTGTTATCCATTGAAGCCATCAGCAGGCCCAATAGCAGACCCGCCAGAACGAAATTAACTTTGCCTTTGCTTTCCTTGGTGATCAATCGATCCCCTCCAAATTATTCTAATTTGACTATTATTACATATTATATTCAAATTTGACTATTTTTCTGCAAAAAATGCTCCCACTTGAGGAGCATTTTTTTTATGACAATCGCATTTTTTCTTTTATCTTCCAGGAAATGATTGTGGTGCCAGTCGCTGATAATCCTTCTTTACAGGAGGAACATACGGCTCCACCGTTTCGGGAATACCGAAATCTTGCTTGTTCAACGTCGGTGCAGGGGGACCGCCCTGATAGATTTTTACAGCTTCTTCTATCCTGCCCGTATACGGATTATATTTCATCGGCATGTTGAACGAGCCGCCGCCGCTGTAACTGCTTCTAGAATTCGTAATGCTCGTTTCCTCATAATGAATATAGGAAGGCTCAAACGTATAGGTGATTTGTACATCTGGCCCGTCAGATGACCTCGATGTGCTGGAAGGCTTGTTCACTGCTTTCTTCGGTTGCTTGTTTGCTGCCGTCTGAACTGCCTTTGTCGATGGCTGCATTTTTTGTTCGCTAGCCGGCTTGTTCACTGCCACCGCTGATTCATTTGTCTTCAAGATTGGTTGTTCGACCGGATAAGCGGATACATTGGCTGCACGCGGCCCTTGATTGGCCAAGTCCATAGCTGGGATAGAATCTGCAAAAGTTTTCGTCGTTGCGACGCCACCAACTTCATTTTTCTGATCTGCTTTTACCTCTCTGATCAACGTCGGCCACAGGTATGCATTGAAACCTAGCAAGGCTACCATAAGCGTAATTCCCGCTACTTTTTTCATCGTTCACATTCTCCATTGCCTGATTAGATTTAATGTGCAAATAGTACGAGGACGTAAGAACTACTGCAGGAAAATTGTACTATATCAGACGTGTGAACTCCAGATGTATCGATGCAGGATAGCCTCACAGGAAATGCTGCATCCAGATATTTGGTTCTATATACACGGCTTCGTTCTTTTCCACGTCAATCTGCACCGGAGTCAGCGCATCTGGGATGATGTACGTACCGGACTCAGGGAATTTCATCCCGGTCCAACTTTCCCACTCTGCCAGACTGCCTCTGATAAACATCGACTCCTCCGCGACCTGCACGATCTTTGCGCCTAGCTTCCAATGCGTTCGAACCCATGGATCAAACGGAGCACCCTCAGCCGTATTCCACTGAATGTAACGGTCCATCGGCGTGAGAGGATACTTGTACTTGATTGACGGACGAACAGGAGCCACCATATATTCCAATCCATTTTGCTTGGCGATTTCTTTCATCGCGGTTACCATCTGCCTGCTGAGTCCGAGTCCGCGATATTTGGGATGGATCGATATGGAGAGAGCCGACAACGTGTTTGGCTGCTGCTCCTGCCGATATCCTTCAATCCCTCGCAGGAAAACGTCATCCCATCCTTTGGGGAGATCTTCCGCGGTGCCATCCCAATAAAACGGAATGGCGTTTCCTACGGCCATCACTCTTTCATTGTCATCGGTCAAGACATATTGAAAGGCACCGAACCAATCATTCAGATGCGTATAATACTGGTTC
This is a stretch of genomic DNA from Brevibacillus choshinensis. It encodes these proteins:
- a CDS encoding cupin domain-containing protein — protein: MFNGAELREIRKQKQLTLQNLADKTGLSMSLLSQIERGLVDPTVGTFWKICSALDVPINHFFRVKDDHEPVIRKGLHKIIQLKNTMTKYHVLTPLQEGKIEFLLIEIEPGETLEQEQISHSGEECGYILQGELKVLLADREYHLYEGDSIGFNSTSPHRFINPGKSVSLAVWARAT
- a CDS encoding right-handed parallel beta-helix repeat-containing protein, with product MLSGWKNKSVFRLLLLTSTSLFLFYFNPVSSGATGLTAPDPLQQMIDQARPGDTITIPAGEYAGPIRVTKPLVLVAQGSVTISNPSPDPKQEPVVTIISDHVSIQGISITDKRINRADAALIIKGNHNVLEQISIETMGSGIQLREASNNTLHNIRITGKIKDKSVASSMGHDHASHGASSAGQSSSNVQARKGNGIDLFQAHQNRIVSNRVSNVYDGIYLENSNGNQILQNAVEKSRYGYHFMGTSRTLLADNTGSENVTGAMLMETTEATVKNNQFLKQKNNPNSQGILLYDVTNSLLHGNQIEGNRVGLYLENATGVEVKENRLLLNFIGMQVKASSGNTLTANQFVSNVIQAQAQDSSTDSFAGNYWDNLQTLDTNGDSRSDLPYEMNPFYLALTDAVPAYQLFFQAPGFVFLENLFSAGTGTAIRDEMPTIASADEATAQASGTNWVTGVLGLILLTGSMYIIYSGGKRQ
- a CDS encoding nitrous oxide reductase accessory protein NosL, which produces MKKTKWTTIIGVIVGVSLFMIGCGKQEAQPVDIAEGVDKCDICHMHVANDQHATELVLQDGKVLKFDDIGCMHTWVKEHGAEQVNTQFVRDYYTAEWLKADQATFAYDKTFKTPMGYGIYSFQDKAAAEAFVSEQKTGVVMNTDSLNSHPWERTMSEHMKMDMNMDSKPSEGTTTPKSHH
- a CDS encoding ABC transporter permease, with the translated sequence MHIQLIAKREVKVGFRNPWSYSFLALFTLFSLGLLVIQSQSYMDGYTYSTGTMLNLILYLLPLMTMLLSSFSLTAEKEEGNWQLLSTYAMTTTSFLFGKYVGQAIVLITIVCFGYGLSGVAGVLLGKSFSITALLFLLGFSVCIILLFLGIAIVIGAVSKNRWQALTMGIAVWFFLILAWPTLLISFLSFVPYTWIKPLLQIASFLNPAEFVRIFSVARLGGGSIFGPEYYKWMYWIDSPLGDVLFVALSLGWIGLTMFIAITAWERR
- a CDS encoding ABC transporter ATP-binding protein; this encodes MTAKGLTIKQVTKTMAGKVIVEPFDLQIQPGEVVALCGGNGAGKSTILRMIVGILSPTSGTIELNGKTYANHRVDYLHQIGYMPDHFNFAAGLSARETIQFYAALRGKSAEVADTALRAVGLFDSRNKRVTQFSKGMQQRLLFAQAILAKPALVVLDEPTNGLDPYWMDAFVDLVRELKQAGQSVIFSTHQLQVADAVADRAIFLMNGQVVRDSAIQEYQTQYGVHGLYGAFSDLFAPTLQHAVSSAPNNRRREHDC
- a CDS encoding cytochrome P450, producing the protein MQGKDVIFLSGISKLETNEERWNPFPWYREMREDNPIFFDEEQQVWNVFLYEDVKRVLSDYKIFTSERERSTIPIQLESSINLTSVDPPVHRKRRGLLASAFTPRSLDTWKPRIQAVVDSLIQGLLAEDLSKPVDIYERFTVRLPVTIIADLLGVPNTDWEKIKEWSDILFLPHHQEGMEETTKRKAQAMKEFGEYLLPLVQQKRSQPQDDILSDLTQAEYEGAKLTDEEVVGSGIGLLGAGNETTTTWLTQCFYYFGNEGVYGQLRKQPELIPQAAEEVLRYHFIASLDRAVKEDTDVLGVPMKRGEMVIVWISSANRDERQFANGETFDIHRQNSRDHLSFGNGQHFCLGAPLARLETQYAMTAFIKQFANIRIAEGYRPWDHLVPHGFTLTSMPILIER
- a CDS encoding TetR/AcrR family transcriptional regulator, which gives rise to MRKKKTIQLSRMWQYFVDATAQIIQEEGVPNVTIRKIADLAGYNSATIYNYFSELSHLVFFASMKFLKPYTEAVVSVYQNKDLPPQEKYLHVWELFCQHSFQNPQIFHAIFIADLGSQPEELLKHYYSVYPADIIAIPAEFQPMLVQQNITKRGLASLELLVNEGYLRKENVDGINELTLLIWQGMFTTFLNNRSSYTPEEATLQTVRYIREIVLNANQLNFGGQENSSALSMISTQ
- a CDS encoding DUF2179 domain-containing protein gives rise to the protein MGWEFILIIIGINITYVSFFTLRLLMVIKGYRFLASLVAMVEVFVYLKGLGLVLDNLDNPINLAAYCIGWGLGVFVGSKIEELLALGYVTLQVVVDSVDMELPDKLRHCGFGVTSWVAEGRDGPRLMMQVLTKRTNEKKLWNHIYEIAPKAFVISLEPKQFKGGFWVKRLRP
- a CDS encoding DUF3817 domain-containing protein, translated to MLNSALGRFRVIGIIEGISYLVLLGIAMPLKHFLDMPVAVKIAGSLHGLFFVLYIIALAHVTFKNKWSILKVAGAFIASLLPFGNFVLDARIKHEQP
- a CDS encoding PadR family transcriptional regulator, coding for MNLKLIILGLLMEGEKHPYEIQQLMKSRGIDCYVKYAKGSLYYAFDQLEKAKWIEVAAVIRESNRPDKTTYRITDLGKEEFQHLLVQEMGRPMQLNNPNYAALTFAEHGDPEKMDQALRENIREVGRLAELLESIPEKQTEPLGFGPRMILLGAIEHLRAEVRWMERVREEAWGRLF
- a CDS encoding MDR family MFS transporter, whose translation is MITKESKGKVNFVLAGLLLGLLMASMDNTIVATAMGTIVGEMGGLDKFVWVTSAYMVATMAGMPIFGKLSDMYGRKRFYVFGLIVFLLGSILCGTANSIVELSIYRAIQGIGGGALMPIAFTIIFDVFPPEKRGKMTGLFGAVFGTSSVLGPLLGAYITEYFGWHWIFYINVPIGLLSLYFISVYYKESLEHRKQSIDWWGAITLVGAVVSLMFSLELGGNQYAWNSVQILGLLTSFGVLFILFLVIETKAAEPIISFAMFKRRLFAATNAVALLYGSAFIITTVYLPIFIQGVYGGSATNSGLLLTPMMLSSVVGSQLGGMLTTKISFRNIMLLSSVFFVPGIFLLSTLSPDVPRWLVTIFMVLTGFGVGFSFSVLGMAAIHGFDIRQRGSASSTGSFFRSLGMTLGITVFGIVQRNLFENDMASAFAGQQGVPGAMVTDPRAILTPETRATIPAPILEKITDILASSIAQTFMWALVPAILAVVFIVLMGNERVQVKPPSAPQPNPGRE
- a CDS encoding GNAT family N-acetyltransferase — its product is MSYNVYTHAQRTDLDDQIDEVLEASWSAFMLNDEVANQYYTHLNDWFGAFQYVLTDDNERVMAVGNAIPFYWDGTAEDLPKGWDDVFLRGIEGYRQEQQPNTLSALSISIHPKYRGLGLSRQMVTAMKEIAKQNGLEYMVAPVRPSIKYKYPLTPMDRYIQWNTAEGAPFDPWVRTHWKLGAKIVQVAEESMFIRGSLAEWESWTGMKFPESGTYIIPDALTPVQIDVEKNEAVYIEPNIWMQHFL